A DNA window from Vagococcus penaei contains the following coding sequences:
- a CDS encoding PocR ligand-binding domain-containing protein: MTFELKKVLDLEKWEKVQESIAIATQLAIILVDYKGKPVTQHSQVQPFCQLARQTPELAKFCEKCDARGGLEAVRTGQPFIYRCHFDIIDMAIPIILNGDYVGAIMAGEIHLEDGHEQLEQVLTLPDNKVLQDFKLAHQDLYQLYPKLSLDDLKKSANMLERISEYIVSEAIKKDYLVNAYKHSLHLSSTNDISDMDSLHTESLEFLKKDIDATLLDQKLKTQRDSIKVSNQQLQPAIDYLYVNKSKLVSLNDLATITHLSPSYLSRLLKEELGESFQVAYIKLKLSWAKELLETTSLPVQSISDSLGYIDTSYFVRLFKKHLGVTPLAYRKLHKKSLTTRM, encoded by the coding sequence ATGACTTTTGAACTAAAAAAGGTGTTAGATTTAGAAAAGTGGGAAAAAGTTCAAGAATCAATTGCGATTGCTACTCAATTAGCCATTATTTTAGTAGATTACAAGGGGAAACCAGTCACACAGCATAGTCAAGTTCAACCTTTTTGTCAATTAGCTAGGCAAACACCAGAACTAGCAAAATTCTGTGAAAAATGTGATGCTCGAGGTGGCTTAGAAGCCGTACGAACTGGGCAACCTTTTATTTATCGTTGTCATTTTGACATTATTGATATGGCCATACCAATCATTTTAAACGGGGATTACGTTGGTGCCATTATGGCAGGTGAGATTCACTTAGAAGATGGACATGAACAGTTAGAACAAGTCTTAACACTTCCTGATAATAAAGTGCTACAAGATTTTAAACTAGCGCATCAAGATCTTTATCAACTTTACCCAAAATTATCATTGGATGATTTAAAAAAGAGTGCTAATATGCTCGAAAGAATCAGCGAATACATCGTATCAGAAGCTATAAAAAAAGACTATTTAGTTAACGCTTATAAGCATAGCCTTCATCTAAGTTCAACTAATGATATTAGCGATATGGACTCATTGCATACTGAGTCACTAGAATTTTTAAAGAAAGATATCGATGCAACACTACTAGATCAAAAATTAAAAACACAACGAGATAGCATCAAAGTCAGTAATCAGCAATTGCAACCAGCAATTGATTATCTCTATGTGAATAAATCAAAACTGGTCAGTTTAAATGATTTAGCGACTATCACACATCTCAGTCCTAGCTATCTAAGTCGTTTACTAAAAGAAGAACTAGGTGAATCTTTTCAAGTTGCTTATATTAAATTAAAACTTAGTTGGGCAAAAGAACTACTCGAAACAACGTCTCTTCCAGTCCAATCAATTAGCGATAGTTTAGGGTATATTGACACCAGTTATTTTGTTCGCTTATTCAAAAAACACTTAGGCGTGACACCATTAGCCTATCGTAAGCTACACAAAAAAAGCCTAACTACACGAATGTAG
- the rplL gene encoding 50S ribosomal protein L7/L12, protein MALNIEQIIADLKESTILELNDLVKAIEEEFGVSAAAPVAAAGGAAEAAAEQTEFTVELTAAGDQKVKVIKAVREATGLGLKEAKALVDGAPAALKEGISKDEAEALKASLEEVGASITVK, encoded by the coding sequence ATGGCATTAAATATTGAACAAATTATTGCTGATTTAAAAGAATCAACTATTTTAGAATTAAATGACTTAGTTAAAGCTATTGAAGAAGAATTTGGTGTATCTGCTGCTGCTCCTGTAGCTGCTGCTGGTGGAGCTGCTGAAGCTGCTGCTGAGCAAACTGAATTTACTGTTGAATTAACAGCTGCTGGCGACCAAAAAGTTAAAGTAATCAAAGCAGTTCGTGAAGCAACTGGTTTAGGATTAAAAGAAGCTAAAGCTTTAGTTGATGGCGCTCCTGCGGCATTAAAAGAAGGTATTTCTAAAGACGAAGCTGAAGCATTAAAAGCTTCTTTAGAAGAAGTTGGCGCTTCAATCACTGTAAAATAA
- the rplJ gene encoding 50S ribosomal protein L10 codes for MSEASIAKKAQEVEVIAAKFKEAASVVVVDYRGLTVEQVTELRKQLRDANVEMKVIKNGILRRAAEQAGLSGLNESFVGPTAVAFSNEDVVAPAKIMNDFAKTAEALEIKGGVIEGDVSSIEEIIALAKLPNREGLLSMLLSVLQAPVRNVAYAVNAVAEAKEEEVA; via the coding sequence ATGAGTGAAGCATCAATCGCTAAAAAAGCGCAAGAAGTTGAAGTAATCGCTGCTAAGTTTAAAGAAGCTGCATCTGTAGTAGTCGTTGACTACCGTGGATTAACAGTAGAACAAGTAACAGAATTACGTAAACAATTGCGTGACGCAAACGTTGAGATGAAAGTTATCAAAAATGGTATCTTACGTCGTGCTGCTGAACAAGCTGGTTTATCTGGTTTAAACGAATCTTTCGTAGGACCAACTGCCGTAGCTTTCAGTAACGAAGATGTTGTAGCACCAGCTAAAATCATGAATGATTTTGCTAAAACTGCAGAAGCATTAGAAATCAAAGGTGGCGTTATCGAAGGAGACGTTTCTTCAATCGAAGAAATTATCGCTTTGGCAAAATTACCAAACCGCGAAGGTTTACTTTCTATGTTACTATCTGTACTACAAGCACCTGTACGCAATGTGGCTTACGCTGTCAATGCTGTTGCAGAAGCAAAAGAAGAAGAAGTAGCTTAA